A window from Buchnera aphidicola (Mindarus abietinus) encodes these proteins:
- a CDS encoding proline--tRNA ligase encodes MRISKYILSTIREKPSEAETISHQLMLKSGMIRKISSGIYTWLPIGLRVVNNIQKIVREEMLKIGGIEFIMPMLQPIEFWDHSGRLNQYGKELFKTIDRNKKTFILGPTHEELITKIIKKEIYSYKQLPIILFQIQTKFRDEIRPRSGIIRSREFIMKDAYSFHTTSSSLQKTYDILYRTYISIFNKIGLKIVIVEANCESMGGTISHEFQALSKSGEDLLAISNQNNITTVKKVFSIKNKFKKNKQKTFNSTESFSLLNNNKNINLKKIKLVQIISLKSKKNSLFKIVCLLIEKNSEIDISNIRMTDLLTTPIKFLNQKEIFKILGKNLGLKEIKNSLLIKLIIDQSLISEKYFLIQLNNEDKFLTLINLKKDFIKPIFINIKNTMNKNKYLNQEEFNLHKSIEIAHIFKLEKKYSRMINAKVKKSNGSSTFFKMGCYGIGISRLIAAFIEQNYDNRGIIWNKSIAPFQVVILPINLKNSSNVQKMTFFIYEKFKKENINVLLDDRDEQVGVMFSDMELIGIPYSIIISKRYLSKNSVEFKERINNTSFIVPVDKIFTFIKNKLI; translated from the coding sequence ATGAGAATTTCGAAATATATTCTATCTACTATCAGAGAAAAACCAAGTGAAGCTGAGACAATAAGTCATCAACTAATGTTAAAATCAGGTATGATTAGAAAGATATCTTCAGGAATATATACATGGCTTCCAATAGGTTTGAGAGTAGTAAATAATATACAAAAAATTGTAAGAGAAGAGATGCTCAAAATTGGCGGAATAGAGTTTATTATGCCGATGTTACAACCTATAGAATTTTGGGATCATAGCGGAAGATTGAATCAATATGGAAAAGAACTTTTTAAAACAATAGATAGAAATAAAAAAACTTTTATTCTAGGTCCAACTCATGAAGAATTAATTACAAAAATAATTAAAAAAGAAATATATTCTTATAAACAATTACCTATTATTTTATTCCAAATTCAAACAAAATTTAGAGATGAAATACGACCTCGTTCTGGAATAATTAGATCAAGAGAATTTATAATGAAAGATGCTTATTCATTTCATACAACTTCTTCTTCATTACAAAAAACTTACGATATTTTATATAGAACTTATATTTCTATTTTTAATAAAATAGGATTAAAAATAGTTATTGTAGAAGCTAACTGTGAATCTATGGGAGGAACGATATCTCATGAATTTCAGGCGTTATCAAAGTCAGGAGAAGATCTCTTAGCAATTTCTAATCAAAATAATATTACAACAGTAAAAAAAGTTTTTTCTATAAAAAATAAATTTAAAAAAAATAAACAAAAAACATTTAATTCAACTGAAAGTTTTTCTTTATTAAATAATAATAAAAATATTAATTTAAAAAAAATTAAATTAGTACAGATTATTTCATTAAAATCCAAAAAAAATAGTTTATTTAAAATAGTTTGTTTATTAATAGAAAAAAACAGTGAAATTGATATTTCTAATATTAGAATGACAGATTTATTAACTACTCCTATAAAATTTTTAAATCAAAAAGAAATATTTAAAATACTAGGAAAAAATTTAGGTTTGAAGGAAATCAAAAATTCTTTATTAATTAAATTAATAATCGACCAATCATTAATTTCTGAAAAATATTTTTTAATTCAACTAAATAATGAAGATAAATTTTTAACTTTGATAAATTTAAAAAAAGATTTTATTAAACCTATCTTTATAAATATCAAAAATACTATGAATAAAAATAAATATTTGAATCAAGAAGAATTTAATTTACATAAAAGTATAGAAATTGCTCATATATTTAAATTAGAAAAAAAATATTCTCGTATGATTAATGCTAAAGTAAAAAAAAGTAATGGTTCCTCTACTTTTTTTAAAATGGGATGTTATGGAATTGGAATTAGTAGATTAATTGCGGCTTTTATTGAACAGAATTATGATAATAGAGGAATTATTTGGAATAAATCTATAGCTCCTTTTCAAGTAGTAATTTTACCTATAAATTTAAAAAATTCTTCTAATGTCCAAAAAATGACATTTTTTATTTATGAAAAATTTAAAAAAGAAAATATAAATGTACTTTTAGATGATAGAGACGAACAAGTTGGAGTAATGTTTTCTGATATGGAATTAATAGGAATTCCCTATTCTATTATAATCAGTAAAAGATATTTATCAAAAAATAGTGTTGAATTTAAAGAAAGAATTAATAATACTTCTTTTATTGTTCCTGTAGATAAAATTTTTACTTTTATTAAAAATAAATTAATATAA
- a CDS encoding EscU/YscU/HrcU family type III secretion system export apparatus switch protein, which translates to MSDELENDEKTEQPTLYRIKKEKKYGNIKEFSKELTSFIILFSIFAMIWIFKINIFFQFKNMLTNYLVFDKSIVNNFQHIGKNFFISIKNILIFFFLFMTIVLIQIIFFSFLSGSIGFTTNFFKRNIQRMNFLNWIKQIFSFQSIIEFFKIIVKIIVISFFTECYIVHIANKLFFLMKCSFNKSVLLGMNIIYECYFLAVLIFLPIVFFDIFLKNFYFYKRMKMSFQEIREETKEIEGNIIIKNRIRNEIKKILSKKK; encoded by the coding sequence ATGAGCGATGAATTAGAAAATGATGAAAAAACTGAACAACCAACTCTTTATCGTATTAAAAAAGAAAAAAAATATGGAAATATAAAAGAATTTTCTAAAGAATTAACTTCTTTTATAATTTTATTTTCTATTTTTGCGATGATTTGGATTTTTAAAATTAATATTTTTTTTCAATTTAAAAATATGTTAACTAATTACTTAGTTTTTGATAAATCTATCGTTAATAATTTTCAACACATAGGAAAAAATTTCTTTATATCTATTAAAAATATACTAATATTTTTTTTCTTATTTATGACAATAGTTTTAATACAAATAATATTTTTTTCGTTTTTATCTGGAAGTATAGGGTTTACAACTAATTTTTTTAAAAGAAACATCCAGAGAATGAATTTTTTAAATTGGATAAAACAAATTTTTTCTTTCCAATCAATAATTGAATTTTTTAAAATAATAGTAAAAATAATAGTTATTTCTTTTTTTACTGAATGCTATATAGTACATATAGCTAATAAGCTGTTTTTTTTAATGAAATGTTCTTTTAATAAATCTGTTTTATTAGGAATGAACATTATCTATGAATGTTATTTTTTAGCTGTTCTTATTTTTTTACCTATTGTTTTTTTTGATATTTTTTTAAAAAATTTTTATTTTTATAAAAGAATGAAAATGTCTTTTCAAGAAATAAGGGAAGAAACAAAAGAAATAGAAGGAAATATTATTATTAAAAATAGAATTCGAAATGAAATAAAAAAAATATTAAGTAAAAAAAAATAA